The window GCCGCCGATCGTCATCGACCGCTACCACTTCAAGGAAGACCGGACGGGCTACCTGGGCCGCTACTACTCCCACATCGCCGTCTTCGACGTGGCGACCCGCGCCGCGACGCCGCTCACCTCCGGGCAGGTCGACGACGAGCGCCCGTCGTGGTCGCCCGACGGCGCGCGCATCGCCTTCCTCAGCAAGCGCGGCCATCCGGACCCGGATCGCACGACGAACACCGACGTCTGGGTGGTGGACGCGAAGCCCGGTTCGACACCGCGTCAGATGACGGCCACGCCGGAAGGCGAGAGCGGCCGTCCCGTGTGGAGCCCCGACGGCTCCCGCCTGGCCGTGCTCGTCGGCGACACCGACGTCAACTACGCCTACGACATGAGCAAGCTCGCCGTCCTTCCGGCCAACGCCCCCGGTCCGTCCGTGCCCAAGCGCCTCACCCCGACCCTGGACCGTGCGGTGGCCTCGCCGTCATGGTCCACCGACGGGCAGCGCCTGACGGTGATGGTCGAGGACGACATGACGCAGTATGCGGCGACGATCCCGGCCGATGGCGGCCAGCCCCGCCGCCTCACGGCCGGCCCGCTCGTCGCGACCGCGCTCAGCCCGGCCTCGAGCCCCGACGGCGGCCACGCCGCCGTCATGAGCGGCTCCGACGCGCTCGCGGACATCTGGGCGTTGGATGGCACCAGCGCGCCGCGGCGGCTGACGCATCACAACGAAGCGCTGCAGACCGAGCTCGTCCTCTCGAAGGCCGAGCGGCTCACGTCGAGGAGCAAGGACGGCACCGAGGTGCACAGCATCCTCGTCAAGCCGGTGGGCTACGTCGCCGGACGTCGCTATCCCCTCGTGCTGTACATCCACGGAGGGCCGAACGGCCAGGACGACGACAGCTTCGACTTCATCCACCAGTGGCTGGCCGCGAACGGCTACGCGGTCCTCGCTCCGAACTACCGCGGCAGCTCCGGCCGCGGCGAGGCGTTCCAGAAGGCCATCCGCCAGGACTGGGGGCACCTGGAGGTCGTCGACCTCCTCGGCGCCGTGGACGCCGCCGTCGCGGAGGGCATCGCCGACCCGGAGCGCCTCGGCATCGGCGGCTGGAGCTACGGGGGCATCTCCACCAACTACACGATCGCCACCGACCCCCGCTTCAAGGCCGCCGTCAGCGGCGCGAGCAGCTCGATGCAGTTCTCGATGTACGGCCTGGACCAGTACATCGTGCAATACGACACCGAGATGGGGCCGCCGTGGAAGGCCAAGGACGTCTGGACCAAGGTGTCCTACCCCTTCTTCAACGCGGATCGGATCAAGACGCCGACGCTGTTCCTGGGCGGCGAGAAGGACTTCAACGTCCCGATCGCCGGAGTCGAGCAGATGTACCAGGCCCTGAAGAGCCTGGGCGTCGACACCCAGCTCGTGATCTACCCGGGCCAGTTCCACGGGTTGACCATGCCCAGCTACGAGCGCGACCGGCTGCAGCGCTACGTCGACTGGTACAACAAGTATCTGCAGCCCGCGGCGGGCACGGGCGCCAGGTAGGCCGGCCATGCACGTCGGGCGGCTCAGGGCCGCCGCCGCGCCCAGGTGACGGCGTTGGAAACGGCCGGGGCGTCGGCGCTGAAGGCGGCGTTCTTCACGCCGCCACCGGCACGTCCGAGCACGTCCAGTGCGTGCGGATCGCCCGACACCCCGATCGCGAGGGCGAGATTGCGGCGAAGCTGGGCCATCGACGCGTGCGTCAGCGCGCTGCCGGCGACGAACTCGTACAAGCGGTCGTCGGGACGCTGCCAGAGCTCGGCCGGATCCGGCGCCTCGCGGGTGCCGCGGGCCTGCCAGGCGCCGTCCTCCGCGACCGCCGGCGCCAGGTTGTACGGGCAGACCTCCTGGCAGATGTCGCACCCGAACAGGTGCCCGGCCGCGGCCGTCTTCTCGGCGTCGTCGAGCGGGCCGTCCTTCTCGATCGTGAGGTAGCTGATGCAGCGCCTGGCGTCCACCTCGCGCTCGGCCACGATCGCCCCGGTGGGACAGGCATCGAGACACAGGGTGCACGATCCGCACTGATCGGCCTGCAGTTCGTCGGGCGTCAAGGGCAGCGTCGTCACGATGCCCGACAGCAGCAGCCACGAGCCGAGGTCCTTGTTCAGCAGCAGGGAGTGCTTGCCAATCCACCCCAGCCCCGCGTACGCGGCGACGACACGCTCCTGCACCCAGTGCTTGTCCACGAACACGGCCGCCTCGAATGGCGCGTCCGCCACGCCGCGCATCCACGCCACGAGCTCGTCGAGCCGCTCCTGGAGCACGCGGTGGTAGTCCTGGCCACGCGCGTAGCGCGCGACCGACGCCGCCGGGGCAGGCGCCGGATCCGGTCCCGTGTAGTAGTTGGTGGCCGTGACGACGACCGACCGCGCGCCCGGCAGGAACCGCTGGAGGTCGGCGCGCACGTCGGCGGACCGCTCGAGATAGACCATCTCGCCCTGGTGTCCGCGAGCCAGCCAGGCGTGGATGTTCGCCAGCTCCGGCATCCCCGTGGCCGGCGCGATGCCGCACAGATCGAACCCGATCTGGCGAGCCCGTTCCCTGATGGCCGACGAGGTCAGCAC of the Vicinamibacterales bacterium genome contains:
- a CDS encoding S9 family peptidase, whose product is MTTRLLATCAAVALLTGSADARRAARPLTLDDYSRIVSLGDPQRSPDGAWVAYTVTTIDAAKDSRNTDVWMAKWDGSAQRQLTSSPDNETSPRWSPDGKYLAFLSARGTEDEKKKGAQLWLLPTDAGEAAKVSDVKGGLSDIQWSPDSTRVAFVMSDPDPADEPETMDGWKRKTKPPIVIDRYHFKEDRTGYLGRYYSHIAVFDVATRAATPLTSGQVDDERPSWSPDGARIAFLSKRGHPDPDRTTNTDVWVVDAKPGSTPRQMTATPEGESGRPVWSPDGSRLAVLVGDTDVNYAYDMSKLAVLPANAPGPSVPKRLTPTLDRAVASPSWSTDGQRLTVMVEDDMTQYAATIPADGGQPRRLTAGPLVATALSPASSPDGGHAAVMSGSDALADIWALDGTSAPRRLTHHNEALQTELVLSKAERLTSRSKDGTEVHSILVKPVGYVAGRRYPLVLYIHGGPNGQDDDSFDFIHQWLAANGYAVLAPNYRGSSGRGEAFQKAIRQDWGHLEVVDLLGAVDAAVAEGIADPERLGIGGWSYGGISTNYTIATDPRFKAAVSGASSSMQFSMYGLDQYIVQYDTEMGPPWKAKDVWTKVSYPFFNADRIKTPTLFLGGEKDFNVPIAGVEQMYQALKSLGVDTQLVIYPGQFHGLTMPSYERDRLQRYVDWYNKYLQPAAGTGAR
- the queG gene encoding tRNA epoxyqueuosine(34) reductase QueG; protein product: MLTSSAIRERARQIGFDLCGIAPATGMPELANIHAWLARGHQGEMVYLERSADVRADLQRFLPGARSVVVTATNYYTGPDPAPAPAASVARYARGQDYHRVLQERLDELVAWMRGVADAPFEAAVFVDKHWVQERVVAAYAGLGWIGKHSLLLNKDLGSWLLLSGIVTTLPLTPDELQADQCGSCTLCLDACPTGAIVAEREVDARRCISYLTIEKDGPLDDAEKTAAAGHLFGCDICQEVCPYNLAPAVAEDGAWQARGTREAPDPAELWQRPDDRLYEFVAGSALTHASMAQLRRNLALAIGVSGDPHALDVLGRAGGGVKNAAFSADAPAVSNAVTWARRRP